In a genomic window of Roseiflexus castenholzii DSM 13941:
- a CDS encoding NAD(P)-dependent oxidoreductase yields MEQRERVGFIGLGIMGRGMARNILKAGFPLRVWNRTASRMAELAAEGAGPASSPGDLAFHSDIIITCVSDTPDVEQVILGEGGVIHGARPGSLVIDMSTISPRATQRIATQLAERHIHMLDAPISGGSEGAERGTLSIMVGGDAAQFERALPVFQAMGKTITHLGPIGAGQTTKLVNQILVVGHALAMSEALLFAQAGGVDLRKALEAVAGGAAGSWMLSNRGPQILARDWRPGFTIDLQQKDIRLVLQEADRLGVPLPGTALIHQLYRTLQARGLGHEGNHALIKALENLAGIEVGVWSEGA; encoded by the coding sequence ATGGAGCAGCGTGAACGCGTTGGGTTCATCGGTCTGGGCATCATGGGGCGTGGCATGGCGCGCAATATTCTTAAGGCGGGATTTCCGTTGCGGGTATGGAACCGCACTGCCAGTCGCATGGCCGAACTGGCAGCGGAGGGCGCCGGACCAGCCAGCAGCCCCGGCGATCTGGCATTCCACAGCGACATCATCATCACCTGCGTGAGCGACACCCCCGATGTCGAGCAGGTCATTTTGGGCGAAGGCGGCGTTATCCACGGCGCGCGCCCCGGCTCGCTGGTGATCGACATGAGCACCATCAGCCCGCGCGCAACTCAGCGCATTGCGACGCAACTGGCGGAACGCCACATCCACATGCTCGATGCGCCGATCAGCGGCGGCTCAGAAGGCGCTGAACGCGGCACACTCAGCATCATGGTCGGCGGTGATGCCGCACAGTTCGAACGGGCATTGCCGGTCTTTCAGGCGATGGGTAAAACCATCACCCATCTTGGTCCGATTGGCGCCGGGCAGACGACCAAACTGGTCAATCAGATTCTGGTGGTGGGGCATGCCCTGGCGATGAGTGAGGCGCTTCTCTTTGCGCAGGCTGGCGGCGTAGACTTGCGCAAGGCGCTCGAAGCGGTTGCGGGCGGCGCGGCAGGCAGCTGGATGTTGAGCAACCGTGGACCACAGATCCTGGCGCGCGATTGGCGACCCGGCTTTACGATCGATCTCCAGCAGAAAGATATCCGGCTGGTCTTGCAGGAAGCCGACCGTCTTGGCGTGCCGCTGCCCGGAACAGCATTGATCCACCAGCTCTACCGCACGTTGCAGGCGCGTGGGCTTGGGCATGAAGGCAACCATGCGCTGATCAAGGCGCTGGAAAACCTGGCGGGGATCGAAGTAGGGGTCTGGAGCGAGGGAGCATAA
- a CDS encoding CARDB domain-containing protein — MHPRRSLLALILIVAPVFLLTVSNPPVRANVAHPLSGASVYLPFVTRPAAVDLVLNQVEITQSVQNGSNSVPLVAGRATVARVYVTVSGVAELSNVIVEVSATHGGVSLPGSPRRSNPRTVTTSASRGNYASSFNIALPSEWLSGNVHLTIVVDPDNRVAESNELNNRLTRALEFLAAPPLDLTIVPILYTHTPNGRTYPAPTRDTVSDWIMRAYPISGITVRLRAPISFTGDLRSGDEWERLLDMITSVWRSDGAPSSRVYYGLIPIANGNDRWFSSGIAGIGWIGLRTSLGLDLTSPADAASQLAAHEIGHNLGRYHAPCGVSGDPRQPFPYADGSIGPDVYGLDISRARVWSSAAPDNTRDLMSYCRPQWVSDFTYQGLLNNQRIYGAGVAQTGSGLLVRAKIAADGATALEPVYALDHITMDAPQSGEYTIELLDAAGTVLDTHATAAVEVEGLYHYDEDLMHHDHDHIHRSIIAVVPTPAGTVARVRLKHNGTVVAEQATGKVVAPTAVASATLTQEGATRVLSWSNAATPTLVRYTHDGIHWTTLGIDLVGGRLIIEPDALPGGGQGRFEVVQSGGATLTIDGATGMAASDAPPQVWIDGPATLPVGAPLLLYGRASDREDGALDDLTWHISGAPVGAGQTLVLDHPAPGMHRIRLTARDAAGNATVAEHYVFVE, encoded by the coding sequence ATGCATCCACGCCGTTCACTCCTGGCGCTGATTCTGATAGTGGCGCCTGTATTCCTTCTGACCGTGAGCAACCCACCGGTACGCGCGAATGTGGCACACCCCTTATCCGGCGCATCGGTCTATCTCCCGTTCGTCACGCGACCCGCAGCGGTCGATCTGGTGCTCAACCAGGTTGAGATCACCCAATCAGTACAGAACGGCAGCAACAGCGTGCCGCTGGTTGCCGGGCGCGCGACTGTGGCGCGGGTGTACGTGACCGTATCCGGCGTCGCAGAACTTTCGAACGTGATCGTTGAAGTCTCTGCAACGCACGGCGGTGTGTCGCTACCCGGTTCGCCGCGTCGCTCCAACCCGCGCACGGTCACAACGAGCGCCTCGCGCGGGAACTACGCCAGCAGTTTCAATATCGCCCTTCCGTCCGAATGGCTGTCGGGCAACGTACACCTTACGATCGTCGTCGATCCCGACAACCGGGTCGCAGAATCGAATGAATTGAACAATCGCCTGACGCGCGCGCTAGAGTTCCTGGCGGCGCCGCCGCTTGATCTGACAATTGTGCCGATCCTGTACACCCATACGCCGAATGGTCGCACCTACCCGGCGCCAACGCGCGACACCGTCAGCGACTGGATCATGCGCGCCTACCCGATCAGTGGCATCACAGTACGGCTGCGTGCGCCGATATCATTCACCGGCGACCTGCGGAGCGGCGATGAATGGGAGCGGCTCCTCGACATGATCACATCGGTCTGGCGGAGTGATGGAGCGCCATCATCACGAGTGTACTATGGTCTGATACCAATCGCAAACGGCAATGACCGCTGGTTCAGTAGCGGTATCGCAGGCATCGGTTGGATTGGGTTGCGCACATCGCTCGGGCTTGATCTGACAAGCCCTGCCGATGCTGCCAGTCAACTGGCAGCCCACGAGATCGGGCACAACCTGGGGCGCTACCATGCGCCATGCGGCGTGAGTGGCGATCCCCGGCAGCCATTTCCCTATGCGGATGGGTCGATTGGACCAGACGTGTATGGTCTGGACATCAGCCGCGCGCGTGTCTGGAGTTCAGCGGCGCCGGACAACACGAGGGACTTGATGAGTTACTGCCGACCGCAGTGGGTTTCGGATTTCACTTACCAGGGGTTGTTGAACAATCAGCGCATCTACGGCGCTGGCGTCGCGCAGACCGGATCGGGGCTGCTGGTGCGCGCAAAGATTGCAGCAGATGGCGCAACAGCGCTGGAACCGGTGTATGCGCTCGACCACATCACCATGGACGCACCGCAGTCTGGCGAGTATACTATCGAATTGCTGGACGCTGCCGGAACTGTCCTTGACACCCACGCCACCGCCGCCGTCGAGGTCGAGGGACTATACCATTACGATGAGGATCTGATGCACCACGATCACGACCACATCCATCGTTCGATCATTGCCGTCGTGCCGACGCCGGCGGGAACAGTGGCGCGGGTGCGCCTGAAACACAATGGCACGGTCGTTGCGGAGCAGGCAACCGGCAAGGTTGTCGCGCCAACGGCAGTCGCATCGGCCACACTCACTCAGGAGGGCGCAACCCGGGTTCTTTCCTGGTCGAACGCGGCTACACCGACGTTGGTGCGCTACACGCACGATGGCATCCACTGGACGACCCTCGGCATCGATCTGGTCGGCGGGAGGTTGATCATCGAGCCGGACGCGCTTCCAGGCGGCGGGCAGGGACGGTTCGAGGTCGTGCAATCCGGCGGCGCCACGCTCACCATCGACGGAGCGACTGGAATGGCTGCATCCGATGCGCCGCCGCAGGTATGGATCGATGGTCCTGCAACACTACCGGTTGGTGCGCCGCTCCTCCTCTATGGGCGAGCCTCGGATCGTGAGGATGGCGCGCTTGACGATCTCACCTGGCATATCAGCGGCGCGCCTGTGGGCGCAGGGCAGACGTTGGTGCTAGACCATCCTGCGCCGGGCATGCATCGTATCCGCCTGACCGCACGCGACGCTGCGGGAAATGCAACGGTCGCAGAGCATTACGTCTTTGTCGAGTAG
- a CDS encoding cellulase family glycosylhydrolase: MASFTRVVLITICVTSLAFSLLTACVATPVVVTAPLPDGAVPTAAIWSQAPLPKQVTPERMPVFSRANVTPSPTLQSIPTPLPTPIPPTLQPFGPGGMPHPLRVRRLQFGVHAHLFWTDRATPLRLAKDAGFGWIRQQIHWKDQEGPPGFYAWGAELDALIADVNARGLNLMISIVRSPHFYGRSGSDGLPENPETLGNFVAALAQRYKGRIHAIQIWNEQNLAYENGGYVSTDDARHYVEILKVAYQRIKDVDPTIIVVSGAPASTAVDSPGVAISDIRYYSAMFAYENGIIRNYVDALGVHPGGSANPPETFWPDAPSQAQGWTEHPTFYFRNVERIRRLMEEYGLADIPIWITEFGWATRNTTPGFEFGNQVSYEQQARYIVGAMEWTAARYPWVDAMFLWNLNFAPLRARNGEPWHEQASFSIINADYTPRPAYWAIQQYIVQYNARRE, encoded by the coding sequence ATGGCTTCGTTCACGCGCGTCGTCCTCATCACAATCTGTGTAACGTCGCTGGCGTTCTCATTGCTCACGGCATGCGTTGCAACCCCGGTGGTCGTGACTGCACCACTGCCAGATGGGGCTGTTCCGACTGCGGCCATCTGGAGTCAGGCGCCATTGCCGAAACAGGTTACGCCAGAGCGTATGCCGGTCTTCTCACGTGCGAATGTGACACCTTCACCAACACTGCAATCCATTCCCACACCGCTGCCGACCCCGATTCCTCCAACGCTGCAACCGTTCGGTCCAGGGGGTATGCCACATCCGCTGCGTGTCCGGCGATTGCAGTTCGGCGTACACGCCCATCTATTCTGGACCGACCGTGCCACGCCGTTGCGCCTGGCGAAGGATGCGGGTTTTGGCTGGATTCGTCAGCAGATCCACTGGAAGGACCAGGAAGGTCCGCCTGGCTTCTACGCTTGGGGCGCAGAACTCGACGCGCTGATCGCCGACGTCAACGCGCGTGGTCTGAACCTGATGATCTCCATCGTCCGGTCACCACATTTTTACGGGCGCAGCGGCAGCGACGGATTGCCGGAAAACCCCGAGACGTTGGGAAACTTCGTGGCGGCGCTGGCGCAGCGGTACAAAGGACGCATTCACGCTATCCAGATCTGGAATGAACAGAACCTCGCATACGAAAATGGCGGCTACGTTTCGACCGACGATGCCCGGCATTATGTCGAAATCCTCAAGGTCGCATACCAACGCATCAAAGACGTCGATCCGACGATCATCGTGGTCAGCGGCGCGCCGGCTTCGACAGCGGTTGACAGCCCCGGCGTTGCGATCTCCGACATTCGCTACTACAGTGCCATGTTCGCCTATGAAAACGGCATTATTCGGAATTATGTCGATGCACTCGGCGTCCATCCCGGCGGTTCCGCCAACCCGCCGGAGACCTTCTGGCCCGATGCGCCGAGCCAGGCGCAGGGATGGACCGAGCATCCAACCTTCTACTTCCGCAATGTGGAACGTATTCGTCGCCTGATGGAAGAATATGGGCTGGCGGATATTCCGATATGGATTACGGAATTTGGTTGGGCGACGCGCAACACCACGCCGGGATTCGAGTTCGGCAACCAGGTATCATACGAGCAACAGGCGCGGTACATCGTAGGCGCGATGGAATGGACCGCCGCGCGGTATCCGTGGGTCGATGCGATGTTCCTGTGGAACCTGAATTTTGCTCCGCTGCGCGCACGCAATGGCGAACCCTGGCACGAACAAGCGTCGTTCAGCATCATCAACGCCGATTACACGCCGCGCCCGGCATATTGGGCGATCCAGCAGTACATTGTGCAGTATAATGCCCGCCGTGAATGA
- a CDS encoding peptidoglycan-binding domain-containing protein, with product MKKPLSARSSEPADGIATVWINQLRQGPAPPAIAEEAPVTPEQQRDGDRAFGHHFGDFRLHSGAETGLTPAAPPVAPLTAFHRITIQTQRSPQSSRPTLRQGSSHAEDITFLQERLNSDGATPALEVDGIFGPLTDAATREFQRRHGLIVDGIVGPQTWGALNALERAGIAGPEDVMSGTRPVTAEQHLEVEQALHPNAQTSGGSVTTPPMTGAGVGGEFEQHMIAALDTLINDRVNPENEMPASPDLMDPIREIADAAQQTVEDFYARYIVMASRTPTGSYHPGSFRIPLGDASTRPVSREYAAGWVDYFMSEPSYEPSQVLTDHNVDTSRDRPDRAEYTRVRDLYVSNDTRFHNVRNVIRGCPAEAGTGTVFVQPREYQGLVGRWALFKTMMHEFLHLVTHPNYSRAAAAVGGSARQALIEGFTDHFTLQVWHHVRDSLEANRALRQRVEGNLFQPDLDPTILEDPSTYSQEAPERIVAAVGEENARVAYFMGHADLLGLGAGTLSEAPLTGIATWEPTDSNTAEEYTVRAGGETVAQIRERTNAATITELDGTEVVDDTQRFAAGHRLHIPGIRWYRAIAEDTRAQVAGQHGITLDQLERANGWTHRRGNTPIPAGTRVLIPRH from the coding sequence ATGAAGAAGCCGCTATCTGCCCGGTCTTCTGAACCGGCAGATGGGATCGCAACCGTCTGGATCAACCAGTTGCGGCAAGGGCCAGCTCCACCCGCAATTGCTGAGGAGGCGCCGGTCACGCCAGAGCAGCAGCGAGACGGTGATCGGGCATTCGGGCATCACTTCGGCGACTTTCGCCTCCACTCCGGCGCAGAGACAGGACTGACGCCTGCGGCCCCGCCAGTCGCACCGTTGACTGCGTTTCACCGTATCACCATTCAGACCCAACGCTCTCCCCAATCATCGCGTCCTACCCTTCGCCAGGGATCGTCCCATGCGGAGGACATCACATTCCTTCAGGAACGATTGAACAGTGATGGCGCCACGCCAGCGCTCGAGGTCGATGGCATCTTCGGTCCGCTCACCGATGCCGCGACGCGCGAGTTTCAGCGTCGCCACGGACTGATCGTCGATGGCATCGTTGGCCCACAGACATGGGGCGCTCTCAATGCCCTCGAGCGGGCAGGCATTGCTGGACCGGAAGATGTGATGAGTGGAACACGTCCGGTGACCGCTGAACAACACCTCGAGGTCGAGCAGGCGCTGCATCCGAATGCGCAAACCTCCGGCGGCTCAGTCACCACGCCGCCGATGACTGGCGCAGGGGTTGGCGGCGAGTTTGAACAGCACATGATCGCGGCGCTCGATACGCTGATCAACGATCGAGTGAACCCCGAAAACGAAATGCCCGCTTCGCCAGACCTGATGGACCCGATTCGTGAGATCGCCGATGCAGCGCAGCAGACGGTGGAAGATTTCTACGCTCGCTATATTGTGATGGCCAGCCGCACTCCAACCGGTTCGTACCATCCCGGCAGCTTTCGCATCCCTCTCGGCGATGCGTCCACGCGCCCCGTCTCGCGGGAATATGCTGCCGGCTGGGTCGACTATTTTATGTCCGAGCCATCCTATGAGCCAAGCCAGGTGCTGACCGATCACAACGTCGATACATCGCGCGACCGCCCGGATCGCGCCGAGTATACCCGTGTGCGCGATCTCTATGTCAGTAATGATACACGGTTCCATAACGTGCGCAATGTGATTCGCGGCTGTCCCGCCGAAGCCGGAACGGGAACCGTGTTTGTTCAGCCGCGTGAGTATCAGGGGCTGGTTGGCAGGTGGGCGCTCTTCAAAACCATGATGCACGAGTTTCTGCATCTGGTGACCCATCCGAATTATAGTCGCGCTGCGGCAGCGGTTGGCGGCAGTGCGCGTCAGGCGCTGATCGAAGGATTTACCGACCACTTTACGCTCCAGGTATGGCATCACGTGCGCGACTCACTGGAGGCGAATCGCGCACTCCGCCAGCGTGTTGAGGGAAATCTGTTCCAACCCGATCTGGATCCCACCATCCTTGAAGATCCATCAACATATTCTCAGGAAGCGCCGGAACGCATCGTTGCGGCTGTTGGCGAGGAAAATGCCCGGGTGGCTTATTTTATGGGACATGCCGATCTGCTCGGGCTGGGTGCAGGCACACTGAGCGAGGCGCCGTTGACGGGCATTGCAACCTGGGAACCAACCGATAGCAACACCGCAGAAGAGTACACGGTCCGCGCCGGCGGCGAGACAGTCGCCCAAATTCGTGAGCGCACCAATGCAGCGACCATCACGGAACTCGATGGCACTGAGGTGGTCGATGACACGCAGCGTTTTGCCGCCGGTCATCGCCTGCACATTCCAGGCATTCGCTGGTATCGCGCGATCGCCGAAGATACGCGGGCGCAGGTCGCCGGGCAGCATGGCATAACGCTTGATCAACTCGAACGGGCAAACGGCTGGACGCACCGCCGCGGCAATACGCCGATCCCGGCGGGGACGCGAGTGCTGATTCCGCGACACTAG